A single genomic interval of Xiphophorus couchianus chromosome 2, X_couchianus-1.0, whole genome shotgun sequence harbors:
- the myrf gene encoding myelin regulatory factor isoform X2, protein MDVVDETEALQRFFEGHDITSSLEPANIDTSILEEYISKEDDSTDICFSEVHSTPGPNYSSPQAGVSSSGGLVCGVSPPIPLRQGAPPAGPPSCQNAYPQGPSLGLRHGYPCLGQQQQQQHQQHQAHVKPEHRGHYAPGTLPESPPDSSSEPYSPQQVNDPHMIRTMTPENMCQMTPTPPLPPHGHYPGMHRDMYLKPEPMISQYHIGPATSGGGEMQQTQMLHQLLQHPQGQDSISVHQTKKRKHSESPNSTSNSQILTGIIKQEPGLMQDADNSYLDPNYQCIKWQPHQQNKWTPLYDANGKDLPMPTYRVDADKGFNFSLADDAFVCQKKNHFQVTVYIGMLGDPKYIKTNEGLQPIDCFYLKLHGVKVEAMNQSISVEQSQSDRSKRPFKPVLVTLPPEQVTKVTVGRLHFSETTANNMRKKGKPNPDQRYFMLVVALHAQSHSQSYTVAAHVSERIIVRASNPGQFESDNEVLWQRGQLADSVYHHGRVGISTDRPDEALVVHGNVKVMGSLVHPSDIRAKENVQEVNTTDNLKRISQMRLVHYQYKPEFAATVGIENTAETGVIAQEVQQILPEAVKEGGDVVCANGETIPNLLVVNKERIFMENVGAVKELCKLTDNLETRIDELERWSRKLAKLRRLDSMKSTVSGSTVSQSGSYFSRTGSGPLKKKTVKPGSKTSPLDQGCISQRFIQGIILALLIVMAFSVISMSVLYVLTLHHRGAITEKDGYVSSCVLYISWMPIFTATINVCPPVCTWSRVPLESSHKNPLTSVSTTPAPACCSTTAVNNQSATTLTLSSNQSTSGLSIPVPTPGAIVKKAKSRQMDKDGHNRNRLSHTSAPMYFAKSKRPVSPDAEGVGTTNRLPPGQQPAPRRQRSLHAKGTVTAPSLKSVHIVETNQEITSQSCESAKSCSYTLSLRGQKNHSIPQITLHMMSRNSVWVKQCGATKGRLCPNHTESELYSGQSTSTKGTHHLWSVPVSSFQDVTYHFRVSHSGEVSCATEEKIPLHSDYHFLIQSSCV, encoded by the exons GTCATGATATTACCAGTTCTCTGGAGCCAGCCAACATCGACACCAGTATCCTGGAAGAGTACATCAGCAAGGAGGACGATAGCACTGACAT CTGTTTCTCAGAGGTCCACAGCACCCCAGGACCAAATTATTCATCTCCTCAGGCAGGAGTGTCCTCCTCTGGAGGATTGGTGTGTGGTGTGAGTCCCCCTATTCCTCTGCGCCAAGGAGCCCCTCCAGCCGGGCCCCCTAGTTGTCAGAACGCCTACCCCCAGGGTCCATCTCTAGGGCTCCGACACGGTTACCCCTGCCTgggacaacagcagcagcagcagcatcagcagcaccAGGCTCACGTCAAGCCAGAGCACCGGGGCCATTACGCTCCAGG GACTCTTCCTGAGTCCCCACCAGACTCCAGCTCTGAGCCTTATTCCCCTCAACAGGTGAATG ATCCTCACATGATCAGAACCATGACTCCAGAGAATATGTGCCAGATGACTCCAACGCCGCCTCTCCCACCACACGGTCACTATCCTGGCATGCATCGAGACATGTACCTAAAGCCAGAGCCCATGATCTCGCAGTATCATATCGGCCCAGCAACTAGTGGGGGTGGGGAGATGCAGCAGACACAGATGctccatcagctgctgcagcatccTCAGGGGCAAGA cagcaTCTCTGTTCATCAAACCAAGAAGAGGAAGCACTCTGAATCTCCCAACAGCACCTCGAATTCCCAAATCCTCACAGGTATCATCAAACAAGAACCAG GTTTAATGCAGGACGCAGACAACTCCTACCTGGACCCAAACTATCAGTGCATCAAGTGGCAACCTCACCAGCAGAACAAATGGACACCCCTTTATGATGCCAACGGCAAGGACCT ACCGATGCCAACCTACCGCGTTGATGCTGACAAAGGCTTCAACTTCTCCTTGGCTGATGATGCCTTTGTATGCCAGAAGAAGAACCACTTCCAGGTCACAGTGTATATCGGGATGCTTGGAGACCCTAAATATATCAAGACGAATGAAGGCCTGCAGCCCATAGACTGCTTTTATCTCAAACTACATGGAGTGAAG GTGGAAGCCATGAATCAATCGATCAGTGTGGAACAGTCACAGTCTGACCGCAGCAAGAGGCCTTTCAAGCCAGTGCT GGTCACGTTGCCCCCTGAGCAGGTCACCAAAGTTACAGTAGGACGACTCCACTTCAGCGAGACCACAGCAAATAACATGAGGAAGAAGGGCAAACCGAATCCTGATCAGAG GTATTTCATGCTGGTAGTGGCCCTGCATGCACAGTCCCACAGTCAGAGCTACACTGTGGCTGCACATGTGTCTGAGAGGATCATCGTCAGG GCATCCAACCCAGGCCAATTTGAAAGTGATAACGAGGTTCTGTGGCAGCGTGGGCAGCTGGCAGACTCCGTGTACCACCACGGCAGAGTCGGCATTAGTACAGACCGTCCAGATGAGGCTCTCGTTGTGCACGGCAACGTCAAAGTCATGGGATCCCTTGTCCATCCATCAGACATcagagcaaaagaaaatgtccaGGAG GTTAACACCACAGACAATTTGAAACGGATTTCTCAGATGAGGCTGGTTCATTACCAATACAAACCTGAGTTTGCTGCGACTGTGGGCATAGAGAACACAGCAGAGACAG GTGTCATTGCTCAGGAAGTTCAGCAGATCCTTCCTGAAGCTGTTAAGGAAGGAGGTGATGTCGTTTGTGCCAATGGAGAAACTATTCCCAACCTCTTAGTTGTCAATAAG GAGCGTATCTTTATGGAGAATGTTGGAGCTGTGAAGGAGCTCTGCAAGTTGACGGACAACCTGGAGACTCGCATAGACGAGCTTGAGCGTTGGAGCCGCAAACTGGCCAAGCTGCGGCGCCTTGACAGCATGAAGAGCACAGTGAGCGGCAGCACAGTGAG CCAGTCTGGAAGTTATTTTAGCAGAACAGGAAGTGGTCcactcaagaaaaaaacagtcaaacctGGGAGTAAG ACCTCACCTCTTGACCAGGGCTGCATCAGTCAAAGGTTCATACAGGGAATCATCCTGGCTCTTCTTATTGTCATGGCCTTCAG CGTCATTTCGATGTCAGTCCTTTACGTTCTTACTCTTCACCATAGAGGAGCCATCACAGAGAAAGATGG CTATGTTTCTTCTTGTGTTCTCTACATCTCATGGATGCCTATCTTCACTGCTACTATAAATGTCTGTCCGCCTGTCTGCACATG GTCAAGAGTTCCACTGGAATCATCCCACAAGAATCCTTTAACTTCAGTCTCTACCACACCTGCACCAG CTTGCTGTTCAACTACAGCTGTGAACAACCAATCAGCAACCACTCTGACATTGAGTAGTAACCAATCCACATCTG GTTTGAGCATTCCAGTTCCCACTCCTGGTGCCATCGTTAAAAAGGCCAAGTCCAGGCAAATGGACAAAGATGGCCACAACAGGAACCGTCTCAGCCACACATCAGCACCCATGTACTTTGCCAAGTCCAAGAGACCTGTGTCCCCAGATGCAGAGGGAGTGGGAACCACCAACCGTTTGCCTCCAGGTCAACAGCCAGCACCACGGAGACAACGCAGCCTGCATGCTAAAG GAACAGTGACAGCTCCGTCTCTAAAAAGTGTTCACATTGTGGAGACAAACCAAGAAATCACCTCACAAAGTTGTGAGTCAGCGAAAAGCTGCAG CTACACTCTATCACTTAGGGGACAAAAAAATCATTCCATACCACAAATTACACTACACATGAT gtcaagAAATAGTGTATGGGTGAAACAATGTGGAGCCACCAAAGGACGTTTATGTCCCAACCACACAGAGTCAGAGCTCTATAGTGGACAGAGTACATCTACAAAG GGGACTCATCACCTCTGGTCAGTACCCGTTTCGTCTTTCCAAGACGTCACCTATCACTTCCGTGTCTCTCACTCT GGAGAAGTGAGTTGTGccacagaagaaaaaatccCATTGCACTCTGACTACCATTTTCTGATTCAAAGCAGCTGTGTGTGA
- the myrf gene encoding myelin regulatory factor isoform X1: MDVVDETEALQRFFEGHDITSSLEPANIDTSILEEYISKEDDSTDICFSEVHSTPGPNYSSPQAGVSSSGGLVCGVSPPIPLRQGAPPAGPPSCQNAYPQGPSLGLRHGYPCLGQQQQQQHQQHQAHVKPEHRGHYAPGTLPESPPDSSSEPYSPQQVNDPHMIRTMTPENMCQMTPTPPLPPHGHYPGMHRDMYLKPEPMISQYHIGPATSGGGEMQQTQMLHQLLQHPQGQDSISVHQTKKRKHSESPNSTSNSQILTGIIKQEPGLMQDADNSYLDPNYQCIKWQPHQQNKWTPLYDANGKDLPMPTYRVDADKGFNFSLADDAFVCQKKNHFQVTVYIGMLGDPKYIKTNEGLQPIDCFYLKLHGVKVEAMNQSISVEQSQSDRSKRPFKPVLVTLPPEQVTKVTVGRLHFSETTANNMRKKGKPNPDQRYFMLVVALHAQSHSQSYTVAAHVSERIIVRVTSGHASNPGQFESDNEVLWQRGQLADSVYHHGRVGISTDRPDEALVVHGNVKVMGSLVHPSDIRAKENVQEVNTTDNLKRISQMRLVHYQYKPEFAATVGIENTAETGVIAQEVQQILPEAVKEGGDVVCANGETIPNLLVVNKERIFMENVGAVKELCKLTDNLETRIDELERWSRKLAKLRRLDSMKSTVSGSTVSQSGSYFSRTGSGPLKKKTVKPGSKTSPLDQGCISQRFIQGIILALLIVMAFSVISMSVLYVLTLHHRGAITEKDGYVSSCVLYISWMPIFTATINVCPPVCTWSRVPLESSHKNPLTSVSTTPAPACCSTTAVNNQSATTLTLSSNQSTSGLSIPVPTPGAIVKKAKSRQMDKDGHNRNRLSHTSAPMYFAKSKRPVSPDAEGVGTTNRLPPGQQPAPRRQRSLHAKGTVTAPSLKSVHIVETNQEITSQSCESAKSCSYTLSLRGQKNHSIPQITLHMMSRNSVWVKQCGATKGRLCPNHTESELYSGQSTSTKGTHHLWSVPVSSFQDVTYHFRVSHSGEVSCATEEKIPLHSDYHFLIQSSCV, from the exons GTCATGATATTACCAGTTCTCTGGAGCCAGCCAACATCGACACCAGTATCCTGGAAGAGTACATCAGCAAGGAGGACGATAGCACTGACAT CTGTTTCTCAGAGGTCCACAGCACCCCAGGACCAAATTATTCATCTCCTCAGGCAGGAGTGTCCTCCTCTGGAGGATTGGTGTGTGGTGTGAGTCCCCCTATTCCTCTGCGCCAAGGAGCCCCTCCAGCCGGGCCCCCTAGTTGTCAGAACGCCTACCCCCAGGGTCCATCTCTAGGGCTCCGACACGGTTACCCCTGCCTgggacaacagcagcagcagcagcatcagcagcaccAGGCTCACGTCAAGCCAGAGCACCGGGGCCATTACGCTCCAGG GACTCTTCCTGAGTCCCCACCAGACTCCAGCTCTGAGCCTTATTCCCCTCAACAGGTGAATG ATCCTCACATGATCAGAACCATGACTCCAGAGAATATGTGCCAGATGACTCCAACGCCGCCTCTCCCACCACACGGTCACTATCCTGGCATGCATCGAGACATGTACCTAAAGCCAGAGCCCATGATCTCGCAGTATCATATCGGCCCAGCAACTAGTGGGGGTGGGGAGATGCAGCAGACACAGATGctccatcagctgctgcagcatccTCAGGGGCAAGA cagcaTCTCTGTTCATCAAACCAAGAAGAGGAAGCACTCTGAATCTCCCAACAGCACCTCGAATTCCCAAATCCTCACAGGTATCATCAAACAAGAACCAG GTTTAATGCAGGACGCAGACAACTCCTACCTGGACCCAAACTATCAGTGCATCAAGTGGCAACCTCACCAGCAGAACAAATGGACACCCCTTTATGATGCCAACGGCAAGGACCT ACCGATGCCAACCTACCGCGTTGATGCTGACAAAGGCTTCAACTTCTCCTTGGCTGATGATGCCTTTGTATGCCAGAAGAAGAACCACTTCCAGGTCACAGTGTATATCGGGATGCTTGGAGACCCTAAATATATCAAGACGAATGAAGGCCTGCAGCCCATAGACTGCTTTTATCTCAAACTACATGGAGTGAAG GTGGAAGCCATGAATCAATCGATCAGTGTGGAACAGTCACAGTCTGACCGCAGCAAGAGGCCTTTCAAGCCAGTGCT GGTCACGTTGCCCCCTGAGCAGGTCACCAAAGTTACAGTAGGACGACTCCACTTCAGCGAGACCACAGCAAATAACATGAGGAAGAAGGGCAAACCGAATCCTGATCAGAG GTATTTCATGCTGGTAGTGGCCCTGCATGCACAGTCCCACAGTCAGAGCTACACTGTGGCTGCACATGTGTCTGAGAGGATCATCGTCAGGGTAACGTCTGGCCAT GCATCCAACCCAGGCCAATTTGAAAGTGATAACGAGGTTCTGTGGCAGCGTGGGCAGCTGGCAGACTCCGTGTACCACCACGGCAGAGTCGGCATTAGTACAGACCGTCCAGATGAGGCTCTCGTTGTGCACGGCAACGTCAAAGTCATGGGATCCCTTGTCCATCCATCAGACATcagagcaaaagaaaatgtccaGGAG GTTAACACCACAGACAATTTGAAACGGATTTCTCAGATGAGGCTGGTTCATTACCAATACAAACCTGAGTTTGCTGCGACTGTGGGCATAGAGAACACAGCAGAGACAG GTGTCATTGCTCAGGAAGTTCAGCAGATCCTTCCTGAAGCTGTTAAGGAAGGAGGTGATGTCGTTTGTGCCAATGGAGAAACTATTCCCAACCTCTTAGTTGTCAATAAG GAGCGTATCTTTATGGAGAATGTTGGAGCTGTGAAGGAGCTCTGCAAGTTGACGGACAACCTGGAGACTCGCATAGACGAGCTTGAGCGTTGGAGCCGCAAACTGGCCAAGCTGCGGCGCCTTGACAGCATGAAGAGCACAGTGAGCGGCAGCACAGTGAG CCAGTCTGGAAGTTATTTTAGCAGAACAGGAAGTGGTCcactcaagaaaaaaacagtcaaacctGGGAGTAAG ACCTCACCTCTTGACCAGGGCTGCATCAGTCAAAGGTTCATACAGGGAATCATCCTGGCTCTTCTTATTGTCATGGCCTTCAG CGTCATTTCGATGTCAGTCCTTTACGTTCTTACTCTTCACCATAGAGGAGCCATCACAGAGAAAGATGG CTATGTTTCTTCTTGTGTTCTCTACATCTCATGGATGCCTATCTTCACTGCTACTATAAATGTCTGTCCGCCTGTCTGCACATG GTCAAGAGTTCCACTGGAATCATCCCACAAGAATCCTTTAACTTCAGTCTCTACCACACCTGCACCAG CTTGCTGTTCAACTACAGCTGTGAACAACCAATCAGCAACCACTCTGACATTGAGTAGTAACCAATCCACATCTG GTTTGAGCATTCCAGTTCCCACTCCTGGTGCCATCGTTAAAAAGGCCAAGTCCAGGCAAATGGACAAAGATGGCCACAACAGGAACCGTCTCAGCCACACATCAGCACCCATGTACTTTGCCAAGTCCAAGAGACCTGTGTCCCCAGATGCAGAGGGAGTGGGAACCACCAACCGTTTGCCTCCAGGTCAACAGCCAGCACCACGGAGACAACGCAGCCTGCATGCTAAAG GAACAGTGACAGCTCCGTCTCTAAAAAGTGTTCACATTGTGGAGACAAACCAAGAAATCACCTCACAAAGTTGTGAGTCAGCGAAAAGCTGCAG CTACACTCTATCACTTAGGGGACAAAAAAATCATTCCATACCACAAATTACACTACACATGAT gtcaagAAATAGTGTATGGGTGAAACAATGTGGAGCCACCAAAGGACGTTTATGTCCCAACCACACAGAGTCAGAGCTCTATAGTGGACAGAGTACATCTACAAAG GGGACTCATCACCTCTGGTCAGTACCCGTTTCGTCTTTCCAAGACGTCACCTATCACTTCCGTGTCTCTCACTCT GGAGAAGTGAGTTGTGccacagaagaaaaaatccCATTGCACTCTGACTACCATTTTCTGATTCAAAGCAGCTGTGTGTGA